In Chitinophaga sp. HK235, a single window of DNA contains:
- a CDS encoding response regulator, translating to MNLSGLGSTDDIRKGPCILIIDDEPDICRLLQLTLVRHGYNVKYVHALNEGLSFLQQQQPDLLFLDIHLPDGSGLEALPVIRKKCPTLPVITISAYDNGMEKQKALSAGATFFLAKPFSVKHVDELIGSIRH from the coding sequence TTGAACCTGTCCGGATTGGGTTCAACGGATGATATAAGGAAAGGTCCTTGTATTCTGATCATAGATGATGAACCGGATATCTGCCGACTGTTGCAGCTGACACTTGTACGACATGGATATAATGTTAAATATGTCCATGCATTGAATGAAGGTCTGTCGTTTCTGCAACAGCAGCAGCCAGACCTGCTGTTTCTTGATATCCACCTCCCGGATGGTTCGGGGCTGGAAGCATTGCCAGTGATCAGGAAAAAGTGCCCAACTTTACCGGTCATTACCATTAGTGCCTACGATAACGGCATGGAAAAACAGAAGGCTTTGAGCGCAGGAGCAACTTTCTTCCTCGCAAAACCTTTTAGTGTAAAACATGTTGATGAATTAATCGGAAGTATCAGGCACTAG